In the genome of Candidatus Paceibacterota bacterium, one region contains:
- a CDS encoding prepilin-type N-terminal cleavage/methylation domain-containing protein, whose protein sequence is MRGFTLIELLVVIAIIAILAALLLPTLARAKEKAHRAACKSNMRQISLSVIMYAGDNSDRFPSAVWNPAAGVQSTHAVWLPTNSYDYFVTSARMSTNCLSCPNLLPIGSWFWFKPDRVRVGYFCLWSVPTHIDTRPRNGNYGPIPWPWDSPKKTTDPATPYTVLLADIVSTGIDSFDNQANVTVTPHTPGGLRHLAGSPPPTSLRSEGGHVGALDGSVQWRRQSFMRPHWTFWNPSPVQNDYIGYW, encoded by the coding sequence ATGCGCGGGTTCACTCTCATTGAATTGCTGGTGGTGATAGCGATCATCGCTATTCTGGCTGCCTTGCTTCTTCCAACCTTGGCCCGAGCCAAAGAAAAGGCGCACCGGGCGGCCTGCAAGTCCAATATGCGGCAGATTTCGTTATCGGTGATCATGTACGCGGGGGACAATTCCGACCGGTTCCCCAGCGCTGTGTGGAACCCCGCTGCGGGGGTCCAGTCCACTCACGCCGTCTGGTTGCCGACCAATTCCTACGATTACTTTGTCACCTCCGCTCGTATGAGCACAAACTGTCTGTCGTGTCCCAATCTGCTCCCCATCGGTTCGTGGTTTTGGTTCAAGCCAGACCGGGTGCGTGTTGGGTACTTTTGCCTGTGGAGCGTGCCCACCCATATTGATACGCGACCTCGGAATGGAAACTACGGTCCGATTCCCTGGCCTTGGGATTCTCCGAAGAAGACAACCGACCCCGCCACCCCCTATACCGTCCTGCTGGCAGATATTGTCAGCACCGGCATTGACAGTTTCGACAACCAGGCGAATGTCACAGTCACGCCCCACACTCCCGGGGGGCTTCGCCATTTGGCCGGGAGTCCTCCGCCAACTTCCCTCCGGTCCGAGGGTGGGCACGTTGGCGCCCTGGACGGGTCGGTTCAGTGGCGCAGGCAATCCTTCATGCGCCCGCATTGGACCTTTTGGAACCCGAGTCCGGTGCAGAACGATTACATCGGGTATTGGTGA
- a CDS encoding LacI family DNA-binding transcriptional regulator, which yields MMHEKTSPQPPVVPGRIQPTLQRIADLSGLSVTTISRVLSGQASRYRISKQTETTVRKLAKESSFVPNQLARSLRLKKTLTIGLVIPDISNPFFAGIAHQVIVGTRKHGYSVILCDSQDDTELEVQELVLLQSRSVEGVVLCPTGQSAEHLGSYVGGRLPIVLVDRFFPDLPLPYVSSDNVSGAKQATELLIASGYRRIACLQGLRGTSPNESRVRGYREALTQHHLPIEESLIVGDSFTEQSGYIETKLLLRTEPGVRALLALSNLNALGAIRALAEEKRRIPDDVSIISFDDTPYSSYLATPLTTVAQANSEMGEVAVKLLFDQIQSPQRQSKGGILLPTTLVIRESVKRLETLPSNLLPQQPNN from the coding sequence ATGATGCACGAAAAGACCAGCCCGCAGCCCCCGGTTGTGCCTGGCCGAATTCAGCCTACGCTTCAGCGGATCGCCGATCTGTCCGGTCTCTCGGTAACCACCATCTCCCGCGTTTTGAGTGGCCAGGCAAGTCGCTACCGCATCAGCAAGCAGACCGAAACCACCGTCCGCAAGTTGGCCAAAGAATCCAGCTTCGTTCCGAATCAACTGGCCCGGAGTCTGCGCCTTAAAAAGACCCTCACGATCGGGCTGGTGATCCCGGACATCTCCAACCCGTTCTTTGCGGGCATCGCCCACCAGGTCATTGTCGGAACCCGCAAGCACGGCTACTCGGTCATTCTGTGCGACAGCCAGGACGACACGGAGCTGGAGGTGCAGGAACTGGTACTGCTGCAGAGCCGGAGCGTCGAAGGGGTGGTGCTCTGCCCCACCGGGCAGTCTGCTGAACACCTGGGCTCATATGTCGGCGGCCGGCTACCCATCGTCCTGGTGGATCGCTTTTTCCCGGACCTGCCCTTGCCGTATGTGAGCTCTGACAACGTTTCCGGCGCGAAGCAGGCAACCGAGTTGTTGATTGCCAGCGGCTACCGTCGCATCGCGTGCTTGCAGGGCTTGCGCGGCACGTCTCCCAACGAATCCCGCGTTCGAGGTTACAGGGAAGCGCTGACGCAGCACCACCTCCCGATCGAGGAGAGCCTGATCGTGGGAGACAGCTTTACCGAGCAGAGCGGCTATATTGAAACCAAGCTGTTGCTGCGCACCGAGCCGGGCGTGCGCGCGCTTTTGGCCCTCAGCAACCTGAACGCGCTGGGCGCGATCCGCGCACTTGCCGAGGAAAAGCGTCGCATCCCCGACGACGTCTCCATTATCTCCTTCGATGACACGCCCTACTCGTCTTATCTCGCCACTCCTTTGACCACGGTGGCGCAGGCTAACTCGGAAATGGGCGAGGTGGCCGTCAAGCTGCTGTTTGACCAGATCCAGTCTCCACAACGCCAAAGCAAGGGGGGCATCCTGCTCCCCACCACCCTGGTCATCCGCGAGTCGGTCAAGCGGCTGGAGACGTTACCCTCTAACCTGCTGCCGCAACAACCGAACAACTGA